In Camelus bactrianus isolate YW-2024 breed Bactrian camel chromosome 10, ASM4877302v1, whole genome shotgun sequence, a genomic segment contains:
- the LOC105076682 gene encoding LOW QUALITY PROTEIN: olfactory receptor 2D3-like (The sequence of the model RefSeq protein was modified relative to this genomic sequence to represent the inferred CDS: inserted 2 bases in 1 codon) gives MGEGNQTFVAEFILLGLSQDPKIQILLFCVFLIVYLLSVFGNLLIIILIQTDSQLHTPMYFFLKNLSFADLCFSTSIVPQMLAHFLVKKKTISFAGCSLQLVVFLLVGCTECALLAVMSYDRYVAVCKPLHYSTIMTQRVCVQLAIVSWISGAFVCSVDSAFTLCLPYQGQNVINHYFCEPPALLKLASADTYDAEVALFAMGVIILLXPVSLILVSYWNIISTVIRMQSGEGRLKVFSTCGSHLTVVVLYYGSGIFAYMRPNSKTMSEKDKVISVFYSVMTSMLNPMIYSLRNKDVKGALRKLAGR, from the exons ATGGGAGAAGGAAACCAAACTTTTGTGGCTGAATTTATCTTGCTGGGATTATCGCAGGATCCAAAGATTCAGATCTTGCTGTTCTGTGTTTTCCTGATTGTTTACCTTCTCTCTGTATTTGGAAACCTGCTCATTATAATCCTTATCCAAACTGATTCTCAACTTCACActcccatgtactttttcctcaAAAACTTGTCCTTTGCTGACCTTTGTTTCTCTACAAGCATCGTTCCCCAGATGTTGGCCCACTTCCtggtaaaaaagaaaaccatttccTTTGCTGGGTGCTCACTCCAGTTAGTTGTCTTCCTCCTGGTAGGGTGTACGGAGTGTGCACTGCTGGCGGTGATGtcctatgaccgctatgtggctgtctgcaagccccTGCACTATTCTACTATCATGACCCAGAGGGTTTGTGTCCAGTTGGCCATAGTGTCCTGGATCAGTGGGGCATTTGTCTGTTCAGTGGACAGTGCATTTACACTGTGTCTGCCCTACCAGGGACAGAATGTAATTAATCATTATTTTTGTGAacctcctgccctcctgaagCTGGCTTCGGCTGACACCTACGATGCTGAGGTGGCCCTCTTTGCCATGGGTGTAATTATTCTCTT GCCTGTCTCCCTCATCCTGGTCTCCTACTGGAATATTATCTCCACTGTGATTCGGATGCAGTCAGGGGAGGGGAGACTCAAGGTCTTCTCTACTTGTGGCTCCCATCTCACTGTTGTGGTTCTCTACTATGGCTCTGGAATATTTGCCTACATGAGACCCAATTCCAAGACAATGAGTGAAAAGGATAAGGTCATCTCTGTGTTCTATTCTGTTATGACTTCCATGTTGAACCCCATGATTTACAGCCTGAGGAACAAGGATGTGAAAGGGGCTCTGAGGAAGCTGGCGGGCCGATAG